CATTTCCCTATGCGCGAAATAAAAACCAGAATCAAGGATATTCATCATGGCAGACAATCCGGCAATCCGCTTTCAAATTGATGACATGACCTGCGGCCACTGCGTTAAAACAATCACCAATGCTATTGAACAGGCTATTTCCGGCACACATGTCGCCGCTGATCTTGAAAGCCATATTGTCACTATTACCGGCACGGCTGACAAGGAAAAAGTTGCACAGATCATCACGGATGAAGGTTATACACCACAGGCACTATAGGCTTGCCTGCTGTATTTTCTCTTGAAACTGTCGTGACGACACAGATTACAGCAACAGGAAACCATGTCAAATCTCTCCCCCGCCATACTTACTACGGGGCGTAAAATGGACCCCCCCCGCCATACTTACTACGGGGCGTAAAATGGAGAATGCCGCAATGACCAAACGCCATCCTGTTTCCGGCAAGGCAGTTTCAAAAACCAGACATTTTCACGACCACGACCATCATCACCCGCATGAATGCGAAGCATCGGCACCGGATGGCGATGCAGACAGGCCGATAGCGGCAAACGGTCTTTCATGGCATGTTTCCGGCATGGATTGCGCCTCCTGCGCGGCCACCATCACCCATGCACTCAATCGTCTGCCCGGCGTTAAGCATGTTCATGTTTCCATCATAAGCGAAACACTGACCCTGCAGCTTGACGAGCAGCAGACACCCCGCCCCGAAATTGAAAAGACTATCGCCGCCCTTGGCTACAAAGCGCAATCCCTGCAGGCAGAAAAGCCCGCTGTGCAAAAAGAACCAGACCAGCGCTGGTGGCAGACTTCCAAAGGACAGGCGGTTATTTTATCCGGCATTCTTCTGGCCACAGCGTTTCTCATCTCTCTTGCCTGGCCGCAGGGACGGGAAATTGTGTTTGCCAGCGCCGCGCTGGTTTCGCTTCTGCCGGTCAGCCGCCATGCTTTTGCAGCCCTGAAACACGGCAGCCCCTTCACCATCGAAATGCTGATGACCATTGCCGCCGTCGGCGCATTATTTATCCACGCGGCGGAAGAAGCAGCTATGGTGGTGTTCCTGTTCAATATCGGCGAAATGCTGGAAGGTGTCGCCGCCGGACGGGCACGGGCCGGTATCAGGGCGCTTGACGCCCTTGCGCCAAAAACCGCATGGCGCGAAAGAGACGGCCGGCTGCAGGAAGTCAGCATTGATGACCTTGCTATCGGCGATATCATCCTTGCCCGTTCCGGTGACAGAATCGCCGCTGACGGACAGGTCGTTGATGGCTTGTCCAGCGTCAATGAAGCACCGGTTACCGGTGAATCCCTGCCACGGCCAAAGAGACAAGGCGACACAGTCTATGCCGGCACTATCAATCTGGAAGCACCGCTGCGCCTGCGGGTTGAAAAAACAGCCGCCGACAACACCATCGCCCGCATTATCAAACTGGTTGAAACAGCAGAGACCGCCAAAGCCCCGACCGAACGTTTTATCGACAATTTTTCCCGCTATTATATGCCGGTGATTGTCGGCATCGCCCTGCTCACCGCCCTCATCCCGCCGCTTGTTTTTGCCGCCGGCTGGGCAACATGGCTCTACCGCGCCCTTGCCCTGCTGCTTATCGGCTGCCCCTGCGCCCTGGTGATTTCCGTTCCCGCCGCCATTGCCGCAAGCCTTGCCAATGGCGCGCGTCACGGCCTGCTGGTCAAAGGCGGACAGGTTATCGAAACACTGGCGGCAGTCCGCACCATTGCCTTTGACAAAACCGGCACCCTGACCACCGGCACCCTGACAGTCAGTGATGTTATACCCTTTAATGGCAAGGCAGAAACGCTGCTGGCGCTTGCTTACAGTGTTGAGCAGGAATCAAGCCATCCGCTGGCCGCGGCAATCGTCGCTCATGCACAGGCCGCCAATATCCCCGCCCGGAAAGCCGGCCATATTCAGACCATTGCCGGGAAAGGCATGACAGCGACCATTGCCGGAAAAAAAGTGTTTATCGGCGCGCCGCGTTTTGCCGCCGATTATGGCATGATTGTCGCAGCAGAACAGGCGAGAATCAACCAGCTGGAAGATCAGGGTAAAACGGTTGTCGTGGTGATGAAGGGCGGAATCGCCGCCGGCGGAATCGCCCTTGGCGATATGCCGCGCGAGGACGCGAAACCGGCCATCACCGCCCTGCACCGGCTGGGGGTGGAAACAATCATGATGACCGGCGACAACAAACGCGCGGCTTCAGCAATCGCTGAAAAGCTGGATATGCAGGCGCAGGCCGAGCTTTTACCGGAAATGAAAGCCGATTTTATCGGAAAGCTTGCGCAGGAAAAACCGGTTGGCATGGTGGGTGATGGTATCAATGACGCACCGGCCCTTGCCCGCGCCAATGTCGGCATCGCCATGGGGGCCGGCACCGATGTCGCCCTTGAAACCGCTGACGCCGCGCTGTTGCGCAACCGTGTCGGCGATGTCGCCGCCCTGATAAAGCTTGCACGCGACACCATGCGGAATATAAAACAGAACATCACCATTGCGCTGGGATTAAAGCTTGTATTTCTGATAACAACGCTGCTCGGTATAACCGGATTATGGCCAGCTATCTTTGCCGATACAGGTGCAACTGTTCTGGTGACAATCAACGCCCTGCGCCTTCTTGGGCAAAAAATTTACGAAAGCTGAGTTGCCAAACCGGTTGTTATAAAAAAAGCTGCTTCCGGCAGAATGGATAAACCGGAAACAGCTTTTTTGTTCTTCCCGCACAAAACGGCAAGCCGGATTGTTTATTTGCCAAGCGATTTCAGGCGCTCAAGCGCCGCGCCAAAACCTTCCAGATCAAAGGTGAGGTTTTTAACTTCTTCCTCGCCCTGTGCGGCAGAACGCGGCACAACATTCAGTGTTTTGCCGCTTTGCAACGCGCTGATCATAGACTTGTCAAACTTGACTGACACCATGCAACCCTGCGGCAAACAAGTGCGGATACTCGTTTCCACCCGGTTTTTTGCCTCATCAACATGGAAAACAACCGGTTTGGAAACCATAACGCCAAATGGCAATACGACAACAGCCGTCATTCCGCCCCCGGCTTCATCCTGCAGGTTAATGCTCATGACAGGCTGGCCATTGGAGTTATAACGCTGCTGGCCGATGACGCACAGCTTGGCGTTGTTCTGCAGGCTGCAACTGACGGCCCATTGCCCGTATTGTTCATTGATGGAGTTTGCCCCGTTGGGCAACGATGTCGGAGCTGTCAACTGTGCTGTTGCCGACGCACTGTATAAAGAAAGCCCTGCTATGACACCATAAAACGCTGTTTTGATTTTTTTCATGTTCCACACTTCTTTATTGAAAAAATAATAATTAGCAGCCCGTCAGCTATTTTCAACATGCTGTTTCCAACAATCAAAAACAGCCCCCTTCCGGGCCCGGATGTTATTGTGCGAATTTCTGAAATTGCGCGACCATTGTTTCATAAACTTCACGTTTAAACGGTACAATTCTTTCCGGCAGACTGTCAAGCGCTAGCCAATCCCAATCTTCAAACTCAACCACATTGCCGTCCGGCGGCGGATCGATGGCGATCTCGTCTGCCTCGCCGGTAAAACGCATGGCAAACCATTTCTGCCGCTGGCCGCGATAGCGGCCATGCAGCGCCACACCCAGCAGTTCATCAGGCAAATCATAACGCAGCCAGCCTTCACTTTCCCCCAGCAGTTCTACCGAGCGAATGCCCGTTTCTTCCCACAATTCGCGATAGGCCGCCGCAAGCGGAGTTTCCCCCCCGTCAATGCCGCCCTGCGGCAACTGCCAGAGTTTGGCGGTACCCGTCAGTTCGTCATTCTGGCGCAAATGCCGTTTGCCTGCCCAGACTTTGCCTGCCGCGTTGAAAACAGCAATGCCGACACAGGAGCGATAGGGCAGTGTTTCACGCAAGGCTTTTTTTTCTGTATTCATCAACAGTCCCTTATGGAAAAGGCGCGTATGATAACAATACGCGCCTTTGTTCTTTTGCTTATTTCGGCAGCCCCTTATTCGGGTCTGGCGGGAACGCCGCACTGGCAATCTCGCCACGCAGCAGTTTCAGCGCTTCATTCAGCTGCACATCATCCTTGGGTTCTCTCGGTACATAAGCAGCAGAACCCGAACCTTTCTCGTCCTCTTCATTGCCTTTGATATGGCCCTTCAGTTCAGATTCGCCGTAATTGACCTTATAACCTTTCAGTTCATCGGGCAGAGGCTGCTCAACAATAATATCCGGCGTAATACCCTTGCCCTGGATAGAGCGGCCGCCCGGTGTATAGTAAAGCGCCGTGGTCAGGCGCAGCGCGCCGTTTTCTCCCAGCGGGATAATGGTCTGCACCGAGCCTTTGCCAAAAGACTGCGTGCCCAGCACGGTTGCGCGGCGATAGTCCTGCAACGCACCGGCAACAATTTCCGACGCACTGGCCGAGCCGCCGTTCACCAGCACAATCAGCGGCTTGCCGCCTGTCAGATCGCCGGTTCTCTTGTCGGCATTATACCGCACAACATCATCAGCATCACGGCCACGGGTCGAAACAACTTCGCGCCCCTTATCCAGAAACGCCCCCGACACCTTGACCGCCTGGTCAAGCAAACCGCCCGGGTTAAGCCGCAAATCAAGCACATAGCCTTTCAGCCTGTTTTGCGGTATTTTTTCCTGAATGTCCCTGACGGCCTTTTGCAGGTTATCATAGGTCTGCTCGCTAAACTGGATAACACGGATATAACCGACATCGTTTTCCACCCGGTAACGCACCGCCTCAACCTTGATAACAGCGCGCGTCAGCGTGATTTCAATCGGCTTGTCAGCGCCCGAGCGCACAAGGGTGAGCTTGATACCGGTGCCAACTTCACCGCGCATTTTGTCAACGGCATCCATCAGCGTCAGACCGCGCACATCCTCATCATTGATGCGGATAATCAGGTCCCCCGCCAGAACACCGGCGCGTGAGGCCGGCGTATCATCAATCGGCGAAATCACCTTGACGGCATCATTTTCCATCGTCACCTCAATACCGAGGCCGCCAAATTCGCCCTTTGTCGTCTCGCGCATATCCCTGGTAGCTTCCAGATCCATATAGGATGAATGCGGGTCAAGGGATGTCAGCATGCCGTTAATGGCATTCTCCACCAGTTTCTTCTCGTCCGGCGGGGTGACATACTGGGCGCGCACCCGCTCGAACACATCACCGAAAACGGCAATCTGGCGATAGGAATCTGCTGTCTGCGGCGCGGCAAGCGCTAAAGATGAAAATGTCCGGGGGGTGAGAGATTGCACCGCCAGTATAGATGCAGCACCCAAAAAAGTGCCAAACAAAAGCGTTGTTGTTTTCCGCAGCATTCCTGTTCCTTCCGATTACCTGTGCACCCACCAGCGTGCTGGATTAACTGGTTTTCCGTCTTTGCGCAATTCTATGTATAGCATCGGCGCCTTTTTGCCTATACCCAAAGTCGTTGTGCTCGCAACAAGTTGTGTCTCCATGGCGCCGACAGGCTCACCCTGCAGCAATATCTGCCCTTGTGCAACATCAATCCGCCCCATACCGGCCAGAACAAGATGATAATCATGCCCGGCATCGATAATCAGCATCTGCCCGTAGGAGCGGAATGCCCCGGCATAGCGCACAATTCCCTCAACCGGCGAGGTGACAATGGCCCCGGCCGGAGTTTCATAGGTTTCTCCCTGCGTGGAGGGGTTGAAAGCCTTGACCAGCTGCCCGTCAACCGGCAGCAGCAACTGCCCCTGCAAAGCGGCAAAATTCGTCCGGACCTGCAAACGCAGGCTGCTGCCGTTTTTTTCTGCCTGCCGGTCAAGAGCGGCCAGCAATTCCTGCAAGGAGCGCGCCTGTTTTACCAGTTCCGCCATCTGCGCCTTTTCAGCGGCCAGTTCCTCTTCCGACTTTTGCTGCAGTTTGGCTTTTTCCGCTATCAGCAGCGACAGGCGTTCCTGCTCAACTTTACGCGCTTCAACAGCAGCGGCAAACTCCGTCTGTTCCGCCGCCACCGACTGCGTCAGACTATCCAGTTCCTGAAAGGCATTGGATAAAACCTGCATCTGCCCCTGCATTTCCGGCACAATCGCGCCAAGCAACGCCGCACTGCGCACCGATTGCAGCGCATCCTGCGGATGCACCAGCATGGCAGGCGGCGGATTGCGCCCGATACGCTCGGCAATACTCAGCGCCCGGGCAAAATCCTTGCTATAGATATGCAAATTCTTTTCCGCTTCAAGCTTGTCCACCATCAAAACCTGCAGCCGCCCCTCCCGCTCACGGATATCAGCGCTTAATGCCCGCTCCGCCTTTGCCGCGGCAACCAGCGCCGTATTCAGGCTGTCCTTGTCTTTTTGCAGCTTTGCCACCTCAGCAACAAGACCAGCGGCGCGCTCACGCGACAGGCTGATGCTGTTCTGCACATCGCCCAAGGCCTGGTTGGCCTTGATATGCGCCTGTGCGTCTTCCTGCGATACTTGCGAAAGGCTGTGGGCAGCAACAAAACAGGCAAAAACAACCCCCCCACTCATGGCGCCGAAGCGCCGGGTGATTTTTGTCTGTCTTGCAAGGTTTTGTTTCATAGGCATTTTATCAGCTTCATACCACAAAAGACCTTAACACATATTTTACACCCCCCGCCATCAGACACGATGATAGGGATGTCCGCTTAAAATCGTTGCCGCACGGTAGAGCTGTTCCCCCAGCAAAATACGCGCAAGCTGGTGCGGCCAAGTCATTGCGCCGAAAGAAAGCAACAAATCCGCCCGCCGGCGCACACTGTCCGCATGGCCATCCGGCCCGCCCAGCGCAATCAGCAACTGGCGGCACCCCTCATCGCGCCAACCGGCAACCTGTTGTGCAAAGACCGGTGAAGACAGGGATTTTCCGCGCTCATCCAGCACAATCAGGCAACTGTCCGGCGCAAGCTGCGACAATAAAGCCGCCCCTTCCTCCTCCTTGCGTTTCTGCGCTGTCGCTGCCCGGCTCTCGTTTATTTCATGAATACCGGCAAAATTCAGGCCCAGAGATGGAACCGCCCGGGAAAAGCGCTCAAAATAGCGCAGGCACAGCTCATAATCCGCCCCCTTTTTCATCCGGCCAACAGCAAAAACGGATAGCTGCACTGGTTTTTACCCTGTTTCCGGCCGTTCTGACAGATCTGTCGTCAGCCACATTTTTTCCAGATTATAAAATTCGCGCACTTCAGGACGAAACAGATGGATAATAATATCGCCTGTATCCACCAGCACCCAGTCAGCACCGGCAAGCCCCTCAACCTGAACAGATTTCCTGCCCTGTTCGCGCAGTTGCATGAGCAGATGGTCAGCGATTGCCGCCACATGGCGGTTTGAGCGCCCCGAAGCAATCACCATATAATCTCCCAAGGCTGATTTGCCGCGAATATCAATAGAGACAATGTCTTCCGCCTTGGAATCTTCAAGGCTTGCCACAACCGATTCAAATTCGGCGGATGCAGAGGCGGAAGCCTCTTTCACCGCTGCGGATACTGCTTTATCCGTCTTTTCCGCTGCCGTAGTCAGTGTCGACCCTTTCCTGTCACAAACATATCCTGCTTATAGAATATATCCATATCGCTTCCGGTTGCAAATTTATTTCTGTTTTTATTCAACTCTTATTTTTTCCGCAAAACAGTGGAAGACAGCGGCGAGAGAACCCCATGCAGAAAAACCCATGCCGGCGCCGGCGTCAGGCACAAGGTTTCCGCCTTGTCTTCCGCAATGCGAAACTGCGCAAATTCCTGCGCCATGACAGAAGCCACATCCGCTTCACTCGCACCCGGCCTGTCCACCACCGCCACCGGAACCGTGCTGACAATCCAGCGCCATTTCTGCCACTGGTGGAATGTCGCCAGATTATCCGCTCCCATCAGCCAGACAAAATGGACATCAGGGTTCTGTTGCAAAACATAAGCGATGGTATCCGCTGAATAGCGTGTGTGAATCGTATCTTCAAATGCTGTCACCTGAATGCGCGGGTCACGCACCAGTTCCTCACTCATGGCGACACGCTTGTCCACAGAGCCGAGTTCGCTGTCATCCTTTAACGGATTGCCCGGTGTCACCATCCACCACACAGCATCAAGCTTCAAGCGCGCAACCGCGGTTTCCGCCACCAGCACATGCCCCGCATGCGGCGGATTAAACGAACCGCCGAACAGCCCGATTTTCATGCCTTTTTTCGACCGCGGCATTTTCAGCCAGGGTTGAGGGTTTTCCCTGCTCATGACCGCACCTGCCCATTGCCATGAACGCAATATTTGAATGATGTCAACTGTTCCACTCCAATCGGCCCGCGCGCATGCATCTTGCCGGTGGCGATGCCGATTTCCGCGCCAAAGCCGAATTCACCGCCATCGGCAAACTGTGTCGAGGCATTATGCACTAAAATAGCGGAATCAATGCGATTGAAAAACGCTTCCACAACCCGGGTGTCCTGCGCAATCACCGCCTCCGTATGGTGTGAAGAATAACGGTTGATATGTTCAATCGCGCCATCCACACCGTCAACCAGTTTAACAGAGATAACGGCGCCGAGATATTCCGTTTGCCAGTCCTGTTCCTCAACCGGCCGGGCGGCGGCAAACAGCGCCCGCACTTCATCCGTGCCGCGGATTTCGCACCCCTTCTCAACAAGGGCCTGCAAGACCGGCGGCAGGTGGGTTTGCGCCGCCGCACGGTCTACCAGCAGTGTTTCCGCCGCGCCGCAAATGCCGGTACGGCGCATTTTGGCATTAGCGCTGACAGCGCAGGCCATGGCGATATCGGCTGATTTATCGACATAGACATGACACAGCCCTTCCAGATGGGCAAAAACCGGCACGCGCGCATCCTGCTGCACCCGGGCAACCAGCCCTTTGCCGCCGCGCGGCACAATCACATCAATCGCACCGCCCAGGCCTTGCAGCATTTCACCGACAGCGGCGCGGTCTGCCGTTGTCACCAGCTGCACCGCATCACGCGGCAGGCCGGCTGCCTCCAGCCCCTTCTGCATGGCGGCATGAATAGCGGTGGAGGAATGGATAGAATCTGAGCCGCCGCGCAAAATCACCGCATTACCGGCTTTAAAACACAGTGCTGCCGCGTCAGCCGTGACATTCGGGCGGCTTTCATAAATGACGCCGACAACACCAAGCGGTGTGCGCACCCGTTTGATATTCAGGCCGTTTGGCCGCTCCCATTCTGATACCACCTGCCCGACAGGGTCAGGCAGGTGCGCAATCAGCCGCACACTGGCAACGATTGTCTGCAAACGTTCTTCATCAAGGCGCAGCCGGTCAACCATCGCCGCTGACAGGCCATTTTTTTCTCCCTTTTCAACATCAAGGCGGTTTTGCGCCAATATTGCCGCGCTGTCCGCCTGCACATGCCCGGCCATAGCCAGCAATGCGGCGGTTTTCACCCCTTCCGGTGTCATGGCGAGCTGCTGCTGCGCTTCACGCGCCCGCACGCCCATCATCTGCATTTCAATCTTCATGGCCGCTTCCTCCCAACCATACGGCGCACCACCATATCATTGCGGTGAATCATCGCCGCCCGCGCTTCATGCCCCAATAATCCCGCCAGCTCAGCGCTCTGGCAGCCGGCGATCCTTGCTGCCTCAGGCGCATTATAACTGGCAAGGCCGCGGGCAATTTCCACGCTGTCCTTATCCAGAACCGCCACCGTATCGCCGCGCGCAAATGTTCCCTCAACCGCAGTAACACCGGCAGGCAGAAGCGATTTGCCAGCAAGCAATGCTGCTGCCGCCCCGGCATCAACCCGCAGGCAGCCGGCAGGTTTCAAATGGCCGGAAATCCAGCTTTTCCACGCACTGACCGGCTTGCCGGCGGCACAGAAAAATGTTGCCCGCCCGCCCGCGTCAATCGCCTTTAGCGGATGCAGCCGCTTGCCGGAGGTGATAATCATCGCCGTTCCGGCAGCGGTGGCGATTTTACCGGCATCCAGTTTGGTTTTCATGCCGCCGCGTGAAATCTCGGAAGCCGCCCCGCCCGCCATGGCTTCAATCTCCGGCGTAATGGCCCCCACCACCGGCAAAAACTGTGCTGTCTCGTCAAGATGCGGCGGGGCGGTATAAAGCCCGTCAACATCTGACAGCAGCACCAGCAAGTCCGCCCCCGTCATGGTGGCGACACGCGCGGCCAGCCGGTCATTGTCACCATAGCGGATTTCGCTGGTGGCAACCGTGTCATTTTCATTAATAACCGGCACCGCACCACACTCCAGCAGCGTCTCAACCGTCGCGCGGGCATTCAGATAGCGCCGCCGCTCTTCCGTATCGGCCAGGGTGAGCAGAATCTGCCCCGCATGCAGATCATATGCGCCAAGATGATCGGCATAAGCGCGCGCCAGTTCAATCTGGCCGACAGAGGCGCAGGCCTGGCTTTCCTCAAGCCGCAAATGACGGCAAGGAAAAGACAACAGGGTGCGGCCAAGAGCGATAGCGC
This is a stretch of genomic DNA from Candidatus Tokpelaia hoelldoblerii. It encodes these proteins:
- a CDS encoding Heavy-metal-associated domain-containing protein (bhsal10890) — its product is MADNPAIRFQIDDMTCGHCVKTITNAIEQAISGTHVAADLESHIVTITGTADKEKVAQIITDEGYTPQAL
- a CDS encoding Heavy metal translocating P-type ATPase (bhsal10900); protein product: MTKRHPVSGKAVSKTRHFHDHDHHHPHECEASAPDGDADRPIAANGLSWHVSGMDCASCAATITHALNRLPGVKHVHVSIISETLTLQLDEQQTPRPEIEKTIAALGYKAQSLQAEKPAVQKEPDQRWWQTSKGQAVILSGILLATAFLISLAWPQGREIVFASAALVSLLPVSRHAFAALKHGSPFTIEMLMTIAAVGALFIHAAEEAAMVVFLFNIGEMLEGVAAGRARAGIRALDALAPKTAWRERDGRLQEVSIDDLAIGDIILARSGDRIAADGQVVDGLSSVNEAPVTGESLPRPKRQGDTVYAGTINLEAPLRLRVEKTAADNTIARIIKLVETAETAKAPTERFIDNFSRYYMPVIVGIALLTALIPPLVFAAGWATWLYRALALLLIGCPCALVISVPAAIAASLANGARHGLLVKGGQVIETLAAVRTIAFDKTGTLTTGTLTVSDVIPFNGKAETLLALAYSVEQESSHPLAAAIVAHAQAANIPARKAGHIQTIAGKGMTATIAGKKVFIGAPRFAADYGMIVAAEQARINQLEDQGKTVVVVMKGGIAAGGIALGDMPREDAKPAITALHRLGVETIMMTGDNKRAASAIAEKLDMQAQAELLPEMKADFIGKLAQEKPVGMVGDGINDAPALARANVGIAMGAGTDVALETADAALLRNRVGDVAALIKLARDTMRNIKQNITIALGLKLVFLITTLLGITGLWPAIFADTGATVLVTINALRLLGQKIYES
- the ialB gene encoding Invasion associated locus B family protein (bhsal10910), producing the protein MKKIKTAFYGVIAGLSLYSASATAQLTAPTSLPNGANSINEQYGQWAVSCSLQNNAKLCVIGQQRYNSNGQPVMSINLQDEAGGGMTAVVVLPFGVMVSKPVVFHVDEAKNRVETSIRTCLPQGCMVSVKFDKSMISALQSGKTLNVVPRSAAQGEEEVKNLTFDLEGFGAALERLKSLGK
- the rppH gene encoding RNA pyrophosphohydrolase (bhsal10920), producing the protein MNTEKKALRETLPYRSCVGIAVFNAAGKVWAGKRHLRQNDELTGTAKLWQLPQGGIDGGETPLAAAYRELWEETGIRSVELLGESEGWLRYDLPDELLGVALHGRYRGQRQKWFAMRFTGEADEIAIDPPPDGNVVEFEDWDWLALDSLPERIVPFKREVYETMVAQFQKFAQ
- a CDS encoding Carboxy-terminal-processing protease (bhsal10930), which produces MLRKTTTLLFGTFLGAASILAVQSLTPRTFSSLALAAPQTADSYRQIAVFGDVFERVRAQYVTPPDEKKLVENAINGMLTSLDPHSSYMDLEATRDMRETTKGEFGGLGIEVTMENDAVKVISPIDDTPASRAGVLAGDLIIRINDEDVRGLTLMDAVDKMRGEVGTGIKLTLVRSGADKPIEITLTRAVIKVEAVRYRVENDVGYIRVIQFSEQTYDNLQKAVRDIQEKIPQNRLKGYVLDLRLNPGGLLDQAVKVSGAFLDKGREVVSTRGRDADDVVRYNADKRTGDLTGGKPLIVLVNGGSASASEIVAGALQDYRRATVLGTQSFGKGSVQTIIPLGENGALRLTTALYYTPGGRSIQGKGITPDIIVEQPLPDELKGYKVNYGESELKGHIKGNEEDEKGSGSAAYVPREPKDDVQLNEALKLLRGEIASAAFPPDPNKGLPK
- a CDS encoding Peptidase (bhsal10940) translates to MKQNLARQTKITRRFGAMSGGVVFACFVAAHSLSQVSQEDAQAHIKANQALGDVQNSISLSRERAAGLVAEVAKLQKDKDSLNTALVAAAKAERALSADIREREGRLQVLMVDKLEAEKNLHIYSKDFARALSIAERIGRNPPPAMLVHPQDALQSVRSAALLGAIVPEMQGQMQVLSNAFQELDSLTQSVAAEQTEFAAAVEARKVEQERLSLLIAEKAKLQQKSEEELAAEKAQMAELVKQARSLQELLAALDRQAEKNGSSLRLQVRTNFAALQGQLLLPVDGQLVKAFNPSTQGETYETPAGAIVTSPVEGIVRYAGAFRSYGQMLIIDAGHDYHLVLAGMGRIDVAQGQILLQGEPVGAMETQLVASTTTLGIGKKAPMLYIELRKDGKPVNPARWWVHR
- the rlmH gene encoding Ribosomal RNA large subunit methyltransferase H (bhsal10950) → MQLSVFAVGRMKKGADYELCLRYFERFSRAVPSLGLNFAGIHEINESRAATAQKRKEEEGAALLSQLAPDSCLIVLDERGKSLSSPVFAQQVAGWRDEGCRQLLIALGGPDGHADSVRRRADLLLSFGAMTWPHQLARILLGEQLYRAATILSGHPYHRV
- the rsfS gene encoding Ribosomal silencing factor RsfS (bhsal10960) — encoded protein: MKEASASASAEFESVVASLEDSKAEDIVSIDIRGKSALGDYMVIASGRSNRHVAAIADHLLMQLREQGRKSVQVEGLAGADWVLVDTGDIIIHLFRPEVREFYNLEKMWLTTDLSERPETG
- the nadD gene encoding Putative nicotinate-nucleotide adenylyltransferase (bhsal10970), yielding MSRENPQPWLKMPRSKKGMKIGLFGGSFNPPHAGHVLVAETAVARLKLDAVWWMVTPGNPLKDDSELGSVDKRVAMSEELVRDPRIQVTAFEDTIHTRYSADTIAYVLQQNPDVHFVWLMGADNLATFHQWQKWRWIVSTVPVAVVDRPGASEADVASVMAQEFAQFRIAEDKAETLCLTPAPAWVFLHGVLSPLSSTVLRKK
- the proA gene encoding Gamma-glutamyl phosphate reductase (bhsal10980), with product MKIEMQMMGVRAREAQQQLAMTPEGVKTAALLAMAGHVQADSAAILAQNRLDVEKGEKNGLSAAMVDRLRLDEERLQTIVASVRLIAHLPDPVGQVVSEWERPNGLNIKRVRTPLGVVGVIYESRPNVTADAAALCFKAGNAVILRGGSDSIHSSTAIHAAMQKGLEAAGLPRDAVQLVTTADRAAVGEMLQGLGGAIDVIVPRGGKGLVARVQQDARVPVFAHLEGLCHVYVDKSADIAMACAVSANAKMRRTGICGAAETLLVDRAAAQTHLPPVLQALVEKGCEIRGTDEVRALFAAARPVEEQDWQTEYLGAVISVKLVDGVDGAIEHINRYSSHHTEAVIAQDTRVVEAFFNRIDSAILVHNASTQFADGGEFGFGAEIGIATGKMHARGPIGVEQLTSFKYCVHGNGQVRS
- the proB gene encoding Glutamate 5-kinase (bhsal10990) yields the protein MQSRSLQALAHYRRIVVKIGSALLVDRQSGLRTQWLQSLAADIAALAKAGTQVLVVSSGAIALGRTLLSFPCRHLRLEESQACASVGQIELARAYADHLGAYDLHAGQILLTLADTEERRRYLNARATVETLLECGAVPVINENDTVATSEIRYGDNDRLAARVATMTGADLLVLLSDVDGLYTAPPHLDETAQFLPVVGAITPEIEAMAGGAASEISRGGMKTKLDAGKIATAAGTAMIITSGKRLHPLKAIDAGGRATFFCAAGKPVSAWKSWISGHLKPAGCLRVDAGAAAALLAGKSLLPAGVTAVEGTFARGDTVAVLDKDSVEIARGLASYNAPEAARIAGCQSAELAGLLGHEARAAMIHRNDMVVRRMVGRKRP